Part of the Salmo trutta chromosome 2, fSalTru1.1, whole genome shotgun sequence genome, TTATGAACTTAACTTCCCTCTTGGTGAACGGGTCCTCTGTAGCCTGGTGGAGGGTAAACCATTTCAATGATTTACTGAAATATCAtcacgatcagttagttagttgttaaagaaggatttgaaTGTATAGGTCTACACGCAAGTTGACAAAGTAACGATATTGGCGCACATTAATCATGCATAAATCCAATTTTCAGATTTTTGTTACCATGATGTCAAGATGGTACAAAGGTCCATTGACTGATTCAGAACAAGGGTCCTCTCAATTAGCCAACCATCTTTGAATTCTCTGTAAAAGGCATATATTTACTATTGAGTTTCGTCACGACTTTATTGCGCAGGCTACGTGGCTCCATCTGCCAACATTATTTTTTTGAGGATTTTAAATTTTTTCCCCACTTTTGGAACCAACAATCTGACCGCTTATTGTTAACTCACAATGGCGCATAAACAAGTTTATAAAGCAGGAATATGCGTAAAAACCAACCATGCAAAGATCAAACATGTCAGACGGTTTGCACCGTGGTGGAATATTCTGTTGCTTGATTGGTttgaaatgtgtttgcatgaatCCATGGTGTCTGATATTTGTATGCTTTCCTTCTTAATAATCTCGTTATGACCAGTTTTTCAAGTGTGAGATTCTGTCATGTGGAAGGGAACTGTTTGGTGTGAAAGATAAATAGCCGAACGTTGTTTGACAGTTAATAACCTACCCATAGAGGATTTCTGCCAGATTAAGGTTGCCAATGTCGGTGCTAGTTGAAATTCTGGTGTAGCCTGATTTGTGTTGATATTAGGTTTCTGTTTGTGATACTTGTTGGAATGCAACTTTAACGCACAGCCAGGTAAATAGAGATTTCGACATTGACTGCTGACTTCTTGATGAATTATATGAAGTGAGGCCTCCTCTTTCCCATGTAGCGAAGTCTTCTGAAAATGGTGATGGAAATCTAGCTTTGATGAATAGATTAAGGTTCCATCCAAAAATAGAGAGAATGGTGCAGCATATATAGACCAAAACACCCACAGCCCTCGAAGACTAGCCTGTATTTTTGGAGAAAAATGTGACATGCATCTTTATCCATACTACATGACAATGTTGTAAATTCTATGTAGATTATACACAGAcaattttccacattttttgaGGAAGGACTCGCCAATTCTACTTCCCGTTTTCAGCCATTCATTATAGCTAGATGGAGAAACCCAGGGTTGCAGCACACAGTTCATGGCCCAGAAGGTTGAGCTGAGTACAGTAGGCTAGATAGAATGCAAATCTAGCCAACATCGTTATTGATAATACCCTGTTCTGAGTCTCTCAACTACTTTTTTATTCAGTGCTTTATTTGTTGTTTGGCTGTGTCCTGTACGGATAAATGTGTTCCGTGATGAAGTTGGGATATGCGTGTTAAAGACTATCATTTACTCTACAAAGGCTCTGCTATATTACCAGTGGTAACAGTTGTGCAAACATCAGTAGTTAATCGATTGATGGCGTAACAGGCTAGCTGTTTGCATTGCAAACACGATGCGTGACAGCCACTGTAATGGCATTGTGGGGTCCTCCACAGCGTTACattcaaatacacatttttaaGATATTTTTTTTACTGACCGGAAGAGCTGGGATATTCCACACCAGTGGCCTGTTGGCAGAGACAATATCGGTGTTTCTATATATTTGAACAAAGGTGCATCCTTATAAAATGACGATGGTTCTGTTTGCAAGCCCCGTAGGGTTTTTTTCACCATAGGCTACACGCAGAATCCGTTTAAATGTGCGGGTCACCTTTGATGCAGGCATGACCCAGTGCCAATCTCACTATGTTTCCTGTTTTGTCATGAGTTTTACTCCTAGTGCTAGGAAGCCAAAATCATCTGACACGCAGAATCAGTCATTTCTCCCTATGTTTTACCTGACGGCTCATGTGATCGCATcctgtgtgtgagagaaatacAAAAAGCCATTGGGAAGAAGAAAAATGTCTAGGCTCCAAAAAGGCGTCACAACTAGACGAATATTCTGCAACTTATTTGGTAATttccctccctccagacagtcgTTTTTAAACCTCTTTCTACTCCACATTGCTGTTACCTGCTGGCTATTTGAATCTGACTGTTATGTGGCACTTCATTAGTGATCCATGTCGCGTTGGCTGAGCAGTGGCGAGGTTTCTCTCGGGCTTCAACTTCATACTGCCAGAGAAAAGACTTGGTCGAGTGATGTTGTTATTCTACTGTGCCGTGCACACGGGCTGCCTGTGCAGCGTGCACACAAACGACACAAGCAACGGAAACCGATTAGATTTATCCAAACTAATGCACAAAGCATGGGTAGCCTATACGGTTGGCGACATAGGAACTGAACGTAACAGGCTTCGGTGTGAAAAAATGTTCAACCCTATCGGGATTGCACTATGATTTTTGAGCGAGACGTTCTTTACAAAATGGCAGCCATGGTGCGGGGACGGACTGTAGTCTATTCTCTTCGCGAGGGAAGGACATATATTTATTTTCATATTATTCCCAGTAACATCATCAACGCGAGCGGTGATCTGGTCTTGGGCGAAGCAAATCTCTCCGTATTGGTCCCTGGCGAGATGCCAAGTAGTGGAACCTAAGTTGCCATAGAAACGGTAAGACtttccaagtgtgtgtgtgtgtgtgtggttacacCTGACGCCGAGTCAATTAGCTGACGGTCTCCCGCATCCTCGAGAGTTGAACGATTAATTCATTGAAGAATGTGATATGAAATGTTGCAACTGGCCGGAATGATGTTGCTTATCATCGTGTTCCAATATTAGAAAGTAAGAGCCCCTCTGTGTTTTGGCACTTCTACACTGAATAGATACCCTGATTTAGGTTGGATAGGTCTACAGCGTGTCTTCGTTTTATAGGACTAGGGTACTATCACATTTCCTGAGCGACCAACGACCTCCGTTCTCCCGTATCTATCTATAGAGGACCGCTGGGAGGTAGGCTATATGAACCATCCCAATGAAAGGATTGATTTATGACAACGCAGCTCTTTCGGCTGTAGCTGTGCCCTCGACAAATCCACACGGATCGACTCCCACCAATTGTTAGCTATCAATCAACCTCTGGGTCAGCTTCTGAAAAACGACCAACTTCCCTGGTTATTATACTATTATCATAAAGTATGGGTGTTTCTCTAACAgtagaacaacaacaacatccttCCAAATGGGTTTAAAGCGGTTTAATGAACGACCACTTTATCAAGCTGTGAAAGATCTGTATTCCCGATCCAATGATAGGCTTTCATTGTTgctgtctgttttttttcttctcaaaagTATCCTCAACTTATAAAGtctaaattatatttttattaACACGATATAGGCTACCTTCCTGTCAGATTGTGACTCTGTGCTCCTTTCTCCCTCGCAGGGATCTTCCTTCCATGACGATGCATCGAACAACCAGAATTAAGATAACGGAGCTGAACCCCCACCTcatgtgtgtgctgtgtggtggATACTTCATCGATGCCACAACCATTATAGAATGTCTCCATTCATGTGAGTGACACTTGGCTGAATGTAGACATGGGAATTGGACCAATCATGATTGTTGCAAATTCACACTAATAGGTAGCTAGTTAAATACTCAAGTTTTTGTTGACCAATTTCACTCTCACATTCTCTTTTCACATAATTGCATTGGCCACACTATTTATGTCTAATTCACTAGATTCTACAAAGCAAATCGGGGTTTGGGGGGTGAATAACTGCTATATGATAAATGTAACTGGCATTTTTCATCGTTGGACTGTAGGGTATTGTGTTACCCACTGAGAAACTGATCCCGTTTTTTCCCCCTTGGGTTTCAGTCTGCAAGATGTGCATTGTGCGCTATCTGGAGACCAGCAAGTATTGCCCCATCTGTGACGTGCCAGTACACAAAACCAAGCCTCTGCTCAATATAAGGTAATTCATCACTTTGTTTCTTTTACATTTGTTCTATAGCCTTACATTGTTTTGTCGCATTTCTGCTGTTTCTCGCTATTATCCAATCCACCCAATGCAGTTAGATGTCATCAAAGGATTGGTCTAGTTGCATTAAAATGTTGCTACTTTCTCAACATCCATCAATTTATTAAAACCTCATAGCATGCAATGAGTTCTGGGTAAATATGACTGATTATGAACATTCTTCAAGGTCTGACAAAACCCTACAAGACATTGTCTACAAGCTGGTCCCTGGTCTCTTCAAAAGTAAGTGGAATGTGTTAAATCCCTCTCATCAGTCATGTCATTGTCTTGTTCTCTGTAACATATGTATTCTGTATCTACTAAATGGTTAATCCTGAATGGTTGATTATCCTGTTTAAAATCGGAGCTGCTGGCTTGTCTCCCCTGGAAAATGGTTTAAAACCCACCTGTGGACTGATTCTGGAAATGGGTGCTATATAGTTAAAGCATGAGGGTGCAATGCATCAGCCGATTTGATAATTCAATTTTTCAATTGGTTCTCTATCCCTATTCAAATAAACATTtgtgacagttttttttctctcccattAGATGagatgaagagaaggagagacttTTACGCGGATCACCCTTCTGTAGATGGTGAGTCTCTGCACTCTTTGTTGATAGTTGctttatttcagattttttttaaacttgtatGACTGTGATatatggttgtctcacctagctacccaTATAAGAGCATATGCTAaataactcaaatgtaaatgttaagaAAAGGGTTCATGACCTTTCGTTCCTAGGTCAGATAGGGTGTAAGTCTACTGGAGATGTAAAAAGTGAATTGTCATTAAGTAGTTTTATTTCTAACAACAAAAATAATGGTCTATTTATTTCCTGCTCCAGTAAAATTCTATTGGTTTTGCCCTCTACAAACCCACTAAAATTAACTTCAATATTAGCTGATAGTATTCTCCTATAATGACAGGATTTCTAAGCTCTCAGTTTCACGGTTTTCCAAGTTTTTGGGAAAACTCATGCAACTTGGTAATTTGTGTCTGTAGCTACGACAAGGTCTAATGAGGATCGAGGGGAGGTGGCGGACGAGGACAAGAGAATCATCACAGACGATGAGATCATCAGCCTCTCCATTGAGTTCTTCGATCACAACAAGTACATCAACAAGTCTGTTACAGCCAGGCTTTTTAAAAATGATTCATCAGAAGGTCTAAGGAAGACAATTATGTTAGAacatttatatatgtatatttattaGTTCAGTGTGTTCAAAAACTGATTAGGTCAGTTGtgtgtttattatttattattctgTAGTGACCCTGGTTTATAAGCGTGTATATGGATGTTGCCACTTGGCCATGCTTTTGTGGTGCAGTCGATGGTGCACTGGGCTtggggccagaaggttgagggtttgaGCACCattccctgcctgtttcattacaatacattacatgtttagtcattttagtcatttcatAGTCATTTTAATCTTGAGActttggttttactagtgttcTGCTTTTTTTTGTACATGAATTTCCAACCATGAAAATCTTGAGTGCATTATCAAGATGTTTTCTGACACATTTTGTAAAACAAGTGTAACATTGTTTTTCTCAGGGCTGAACAGACCGGCGTGACTGAGGACCAACTGACTAAAGAACAGGTAGGCCGCCTACGGCTGAAGCTCAGAAGCATTCTATATCAGATAGTTCTAACACTCTGTTGCTGCACAGAGCTTATTGCTTGGTTTCTGATATAAGATTGTTCTTAAATCTGGACCCTTAAAGAGCTTGTCTTCAAGTCTCACTGCATGTCTCATCTCCATTTTCCATGTTCTTTTATACTTTATTGCAAACAAGGGTACTGTATAAAGTGCAGGTTAGCCTTTTTTCAGCAtaaatcttgttctggaggcagctctgcagagtggtcactagctggcacagccaccaAGTCATATCTgattttaatcctaaccttaaccaaaaagcacattgttcttcacatacatttttacaatatagccaaatTGCTCAGTTCTTCCTCCAGGACAAGACTGTTGAGaataaacatcaacctgcatATAAAGTCCCTCAAATTAAAATGTCTTTAGGAACTGTAgctctcttcttttctcttgctatttattttattgtgtatTTGCTGCAGACAGCTTCAGTTTTCTGTCTGAGTTTGGTCTGTAGTGAAATGGAGGTTTGAGCTGATCTAAACGACTCTGTCGTCCTCCAGGTGAACAATAAGAGGTATCTGCAGTGTCCAGCAGCCATGACCATCATGCACCTGAGGAAGTTCCTCCGCAGTAAGATGGACATCCCCTGTACCTATCAGGTAAACATTTGTTTGGTTATATGAAATGACACAAGGGCAGCCATAACTCTTGCATcaccattttttattattataatatatatattttttaaataagatGAATGTAACAACATTAGTACATATCACTGCAAGATCATTCTCTCATATGCTTCTCTTGaaccaataaaaaaaaatcaaagaTATTCAGCAATTCTTGAAGGACAATGGAAGTTCAGTAGAATAAGTACTTGTTGGCCTAtttttataaattattttgtAATTTCTACAATGTAGGTTGAAGTGATGTATGAAGATGAGCCACTGAAAGATTACTACACATTAATGGACATAGCCTACATCTACACCTGGAGAAGGGTAAGAAACATGATATTAAAGGGGAAGTTTGTACAAAAAAACATGCAATTAAAGGCAATGTAAACGTTTTTAACAAGTTGGaagtaatgtttttttttgtgaattATTGCATGACTTTTTATTTCAACCTTTGGCTCTGTGATATTTCTTAGGCCTACTTTAGAGTGTGGAATGCATGAAAGTTCacagttcaaagttcaaatgCTTTATTGTCCATGAAGGGAAAAAAATCATGATTGCCCTGCAAGTTGAGACAAAGTAGCTCTAAGTATTACAAATATTTTTCAGAATGGCCCTTTGCCGTTGAAGTACCGCGTCAGACCTAGCTGTAAGAAGATGAAGATGAGTCATCTGCAGCAGGAGGGCCAGAACAGCACTGGTCGGTCCACTGAGAGCGACTCAGCCAGCGACAAAGCCTGCAGCCCTGCCGCtgtcccctccacctcctcatcctTGCCCAGCCCTGGCACCCCGGTGCAGTCCCCACACCCACACTTCCCCCACATCTCCAAGCCCGTCAATGGAGCCTCCATCTCGGCCCCAGCTCCTACCAGACCCTTCCCCTTTGGAAAAAAAACACGGAAGGCCTCGCTGAATGGTTCTTCTGCATCCTCGGGATGACTGGCCTGAAATCCAGGCCGACAGCCAACGCCAGACCGCTCAGCTAATATCTTCATGCCAATGTAGTTCCATTGTTGTAGACGctctctttttgttgttgttgttataaaTATATGATATCTGTTTAAGTAGTGGAAGTGAAGCATTTCAATAGGAACATAGCAGGGATGTGACATTAAGTTGGTGAAAGGGATGTTTGTGATAGATGAATGGTCGAAAATGAAAGCCCCCAAAAAGCTGCGTTTTATTTTACAGATGTGACTGAAGATGGCCTTTATATTATTTcctttattttaattatttttttccaTATCAGAATATACATGTGTTGACTCTTGTTAGTGTGTATTTCAGCCTATTGTTGTCAGATAAAGCATGGTAGAAACCTTTAGTCTTTACTAATATTTGAAACGTTGCATCTATTGTTCTTTCGATTTGGCTTTTGGAAAGCGTTTCACAGAGAAATATAATAATCAATATATTATGTGGAATCAACTATTGTAGTATTTGGCCCACGATTTTATGAGAAAACATATGAAAGATCTGCGTAAATGTACAGAGCTTTTATTAGGCTGTAGGCTACTCGGGAAAAAATCATCTTTTAGCTGCTGTGGAATCGAATTGCTTATATCCTCGACATCCCTGAACCCTTGAAGCAACCAAGCAGTTCAgaaagtccacacacacacacacccatgtataTAGCGAAATATATGCATATTTAATCAGTAATTATGTCAAATACTgtcctgaaccccccccccctcccccccacacacacacacaccttaatttCATGCTagatgacaaatgttttttgatgTCTCCCATGTTCTGCGTATTTGTATCTCTCGATTGTATGGACAACTATTGTATTGTTACTGTTGCACAGTATAACatctaaataaaacattttacacTTAAAGACGTTTtgggtgtgtttttttttattttgtgattgATACATCTGGTATTGTCCCCTCTTTGTAAGCATTTTGAAAATGTCTGTCATTTGTACAAATTTTCCTACATTTTAATCTATTTTAGTTTCATTCATGCATTGTTAAGTTAAAtatcagtttttttgttgttcGAATAATAAGAAATCGCAGACAAAGCAGACCTCCAAGGACATTTTGAAAAGATGGCTCGTGCTGGCGCAGCATTGATTTAATTTAATTCACCAGAGACCACTAGTCGCAAATATATTTAGTGTTTTGAATAGGCCTAGAATATCCTTGACTTAGATATTTTCCGTCGCACTCAATATCTGTAGCAAGGATTATACTTTTAATGGGTGAAAGAAATTGCTGCTAACAAATTGAAAGAACACAGCTTTTCTTCAAATTACAAAACAGGTTTTCTACAGAAATCTACAAATGTATTTAGGTGCATTTCAGATCTAGATATTTTTTGTCAATTGCTTGTGGActaacatggaatattgcaatATTTAAAAATTCCAATATTTGCATATCTTTTTTCGTCTGCCATCGAAGTGAACATTTCTCAATAGCTAAGGATTTAATGTTGAGGTCATTTTCCGTTGGCTACAAATAGATGCTATAAAAGACGTGTCATTAACTACAGTACACTGATGTTTCAAAGGAGATTCGTCTCCCCCACAAAAATAAACAGGTTTTTATTAgtttatatttaatacataaaaaatatggattaaaatataaatattaaactaGAAACTATCAACTTTTATTAAGCCAATTTTGCTCGTGGAGGAGAGACAAAGTGGAAATAGTGGTCAAAAGAACCAGAAAGTGGTTGACGTAGCCTAAAGCCACAATCCAACGATTTTCCAAATGTCATTCAATAATTTAACAAACTCATTTGTGATGGGTTTATAGTCTTGGTAAATGTGAGTAGTTTTACATTTCCAGATAACCTACATGTAGGCCTTTTTATCATCCCATATTCTTACTGAGCTGAGAGATATTGGGAAGTCTTACTgcgttcacgtgctagtcggaactataGGAAACTCGTAcatttccgacttgctaactggttatATATAGCCTACACGTGCGACTTCAATCAGTTAGGAAGTCGGACATGTCTGAGTTTCCTAGTTCAAACTAGCATTAGAACGCAGTATTAGTCCTCGGTTTATAGTGGTGAGTTAAAGGTATGGTATTCAGATTGGGACGTTGATGTTGACTTGCATGATGTGACTTAATTTGACACAATTTCGTGCAATAGACAACATTTGGGTGTGTGTGCTggtttacattttttatgtagCCTACATTAGGTAACTGGTGTTTTGTTTTATGCAGCCTATAGGCCTGCTGGCATGACGcataggtatatatatatatttagatttttgtcAAACTTTTTTGtaacacatatatatgtatatattatatatgtgtgtgtgtgttacaaaaAGTTTtacaaaaatctaaatatattttatatttgagattcttccaagtagccaccctttgccttgatgacagctttgcacactcttggcattctctcaaccagcttcatgaggtagttacctggaatgcatttcaattaacaggtgtgccttgttaaaagtacatttgtggaattaatttccttcttaatgtgttagagccaatctgttgtgttgtgacaagataggggtggtatacagaagatagcactatttggttaaagaccaaatccatattatggcaagaacagctcaaataagcaaagataaacgacaatccatcattacctttagacatgaatgtcagtcaatgaggaacatttcttcaagtgcagtcgcaaaaccatcgagcgttacctctgctgcagttgataagttcattggagttaccagcccaaataaatgcttcacagacacatctcaacatcaagtaggtgaacgtatgatatccgcatggaggaggaggtgaagcatggaggaggaggtgtgatggtgtgggggtgctttgctggtgacactgtcagtgatttatttagaattcaaggcacactgaaacagcatggctaccacagcattctgcagcgatatgccatcccatctggtttgcgcttagtatgactatcatttgtttttcaaacggacaatgacccaacacacctccaggctgtgtaagggctatttgaccatgaaggagagtgatggagtgctgtatcagatgacct contains:
- the LOC115152042 gene encoding polycomb complex protein BMI-1-A isoform X1, which codes for MTMHRTTRIKITELNPHLMCVLCGGYFIDATTIIECLHSFCKMCIVRYLETSKYCPICDVPVHKTKPLLNIRSDKTLQDIVYKLVPGLFKNEMKRRRDFYADHPSVDATTRSNEDRGEVADEDKRIITDDEIISLSIEFFDHNKYINKAEQTGVTEDQLTKEQVNNKRYLQCPAAMTIMHLRKFLRSKMDIPCTYQVEVMYEDEPLKDYYTLMDIAYIYTWRRNGPLPLKYRVRPSCKKMKMSHLQQEGQNSTGRSTESDSASDKACSPAAVPSTSSSLPSPGTPVQSPHPHFPHISKPVNGASISAPAPTRPFPFGKKTRKASLNGSSASSG
- the LOC115152042 gene encoding polycomb complex protein BMI-1-A isoform X2, with protein sequence MTMHRTTRIKITELNPHLMCVLCGGYFIDATTIIECLHSFCKMCIVRYLETSKYCPICDVPVHKTKPLLNIRSDKTLQDIVYKLVPGLFKNEMKRRRDFYADHPSVDATTRSNEDRGEVADEDKRIITDDEIISLSIEFFDHNKAEQTGVTEDQLTKEQVNNKRYLQCPAAMTIMHLRKFLRSKMDIPCTYQVEVMYEDEPLKDYYTLMDIAYIYTWRRNGPLPLKYRVRPSCKKMKMSHLQQEGQNSTGRSTESDSASDKACSPAAVPSTSSSLPSPGTPVQSPHPHFPHISKPVNGASISAPAPTRPFPFGKKTRKASLNGSSASSG